The Desulfoscipio gibsoniae DSM 7213 genome contains a region encoding:
- a CDS encoding NAD(P)/FAD-dependent oxidoreductase: MSNMGDYDYLIIGNSAGAVGCIEGLRSVDKNGTVALVAEEDYHVYSRALIPYYLGGQITRDKLYYRSLDFYDRARVSVINGHRAVKIDSTVRVVELDNGSRLGYGKLLLATGGKPIYPPIPGLDKQNVFSFHSMSDVLGIEKELAAVQSAVVLGGGVIGLMAAEVLHKRGINVHVLELAERLLAPVVDATTSHLVEGALQKAGVTLYLKNTIDQVHGTERVESVTLKDGRNIPCDLLIVGVGVAPRVELAQGTDMEVNRGIVVDKRMQTAVPGIFACGDCASTYNFVTGAGQNLPLWPNAYLGGRIAGFNMAGMERAFVQGTAMNAMHFFDVNIINAGINVTGANSRDALGVIQEYEKDTQTYRKFILSEEGHIKGFILVGQIARAGIFLNLMRRKIDVRAFQQDLFKKDFGYADLPEALRWKLLQDDVILGVV; encoded by the coding sequence ATGAGTAATATGGGCGATTATGATTACCTGATTATAGGCAACTCCGCGGGTGCTGTGGGTTGTATAGAGGGTTTGCGAAGTGTGGACAAAAACGGTACGGTAGCCCTGGTGGCCGAAGAAGACTATCACGTATACTCAAGGGCTTTGATTCCTTATTACCTTGGCGGTCAGATTACCAGGGATAAATTGTATTATCGGTCCCTTGATTTTTATGATCGTGCCCGGGTCAGTGTTATAAATGGGCACCGGGCGGTAAAAATCGATAGCACAGTACGGGTGGTGGAGCTGGATAACGGCAGCCGGCTGGGCTATGGCAAGCTGCTGCTGGCCACCGGCGGAAAACCGATCTACCCGCCAATTCCCGGACTTGATAAACAAAATGTGTTTAGTTTTCATAGCATGTCTGACGTGTTGGGTATTGAAAAAGAACTGGCCGCTGTCCAAAGCGCTGTGGTATTAGGAGGCGGGGTAATCGGTTTGATGGCTGCCGAGGTGCTGCACAAAAGGGGCATTAATGTGCATGTACTGGAGTTGGCCGAACGGCTGTTGGCACCGGTGGTGGATGCAACCACGTCTCATTTGGTGGAAGGTGCGCTGCAAAAGGCCGGGGTAACCTTGTATCTAAAAAACACCATCGATCAGGTGCATGGCACTGAGCGGGTGGAGAGTGTTACCTTAAAAGACGGACGTAATATACCCTGCGATTTACTTATCGTAGGAGTAGGGGTGGCACCCCGGGTGGAACTGGCCCAGGGCACGGATATGGAGGTCAACCGAGGAATCGTGGTGGATAAAAGAATGCAAACCGCTGTGCCGGGTATCTTTGCCTGTGGGGACTGCGCCTCCACATATAACTTTGTAACAGGTGCCGGGCAAAACCTGCCGCTGTGGCCCAACGCCTATCTGGGCGGTCGCATTGCCGGCTTTAATATGGCCGGTATGGAAAGGGCATTTGTCCAGGGCACTGCTATGAATGCTATGCATTTTTTTGACGTTAACATAATCAATGCCGGTATCAATGTTACGGGAGCAAACAGCAGAGACGCCCTGGGCGTGATACAGGAATATGAAAAGGACACTCAAACGTACCGGAAATTTATCCTCTCTGAAGAGGGCCATATCAAGGGTTTTATACTGGTTGGTCAAATAGCCAGAGCAGGTATATTTTTAAATTTAATGCGGCGTAAAATCGACGTACGGGCTTTTCAGCAGGATTTATTTAAAAAGGATTTTGGATATGCTGATTTGCCGGAAGCACTGCGTTGGAAACTGCTGCAAGATGACGTAATTTTAGGGGTGGTATAA
- the glnA gene encoding type I glutamate--ammonia ligase: protein MDKREVIAEAREKGVKFIRLQFTDLLGVMKNVAITIDQLEKALDGELMFDGSSIYGFTRIEESDMYLRPDPSTFVVFPWRPREGGVARLMCDIYNPDGTPFDGCPRVILKRQLARAAELGYSMQVGPELEFFLFCVDDNNVPTLKTHDNAGYFDLSPVDLGEQARRDVVLTLEQMGFEIEASHHEVAPGQHEIDFKYSDALDTADKIVTFKFVVRTIAQRHGLHATFMPKPVYGINGSGMHTNQSLFKGNINAFYDENSPLQLSKEAYYYIGGLLKHARALAAITNPTVNSYKRLVPGYEAPVYLAWSGRNRSPLIRIPAKRGQSTRVELRNPDPSCNPYLSLAGCLAAGLDGIVNQIDPPPACDRNIYQMTSTELDELGIKSLPGSLPEAYAELSRDEVIRDALGEHIYEKLSEAKAKEWESFSLQVHQWEIDRYLTLF, encoded by the coding sequence ATGGATAAAAGAGAAGTTATTGCTGAAGCGAGGGAAAAGGGAGTTAAGTTTATTCGTTTGCAGTTCACTGATCTGCTGGGGGTAATGAAAAACGTAGCTATTACTATTGATCAACTGGAAAAAGCTTTGGATGGAGAATTAATGTTTGACGGATCATCCATATATGGTTTCACCAGGATAGAAGAATCCGATATGTACCTGCGTCCTGACCCAAGCACCTTCGTGGTATTTCCCTGGCGACCCAGAGAAGGCGGAGTGGCCCGGTTGATGTGTGATATTTATAATCCCGATGGTACTCCATTCGACGGCTGCCCCAGAGTGATCTTAAAGCGCCAATTGGCAAGGGCCGCAGAACTTGGCTATTCTATGCAGGTGGGCCCGGAGCTTGAGTTTTTCCTGTTCTGTGTGGATGATAATAACGTACCCACTCTAAAGACCCACGACAACGCTGGTTATTTCGATCTCTCCCCAGTAGATCTTGGGGAGCAAGCCCGTAGGGATGTAGTACTAACCCTGGAGCAAATGGGATTTGAGATTGAAGCCTCTCACCACGAGGTGGCCCCGGGCCAGCATGAAATCGACTTTAAATATTCAGATGCCCTTGACACCGCTGATAAAATCGTTACTTTTAAATTTGTGGTTCGAACTATTGCCCAACGGCACGGCCTGCATGCCACGTTTATGCCAAAACCTGTATATGGCATCAATGGCAGCGGCATGCACACCAACCAGTCTTTGTTCAAAGGGAATATCAACGCCTTTTATGACGAAAATAGCCCTTTGCAATTAAGCAAGGAGGCCTATTACTATATAGGCGGTTTATTAAAACATGCCCGGGCTCTGGCCGCTATAACCAACCCCACGGTGAATTCCTACAAGCGCCTGGTGCCGGGTTATGAAGCGCCGGTGTACCTTGCCTGGAGCGGCCGCAACCGCAGTCCTCTGATTCGCATCCCCGCCAAGCGTGGACAGAGCACCAGAGTTGAGCTGCGCAACCCGGACCCATCTTGCAACCCCTACCTGTCACTGGCAGGATGCCTGGCAGCTGGTCTGGATGGAATCGTCAACCAAATAGATCCGCCGCCGGCTTGTGACCGGAATATCTACCAGATGACAAGTACAGAACTGGATGAACTGGGCATTAAGTCATTGCCCGGCAGCTTACCGGAAGCATATGCTGAATTAAGCCGAGATGAGGTTATTAGGGATGCACTGGGTGAGCATATTTATGAAAAACTATCTGAAGCAAAGGCCAAAGAATGGGAAAGTTTTTCTTTGCAAGTACACCAGTGGGAAATAGACCGTTACCTGACTTTGTTTTAA
- a CDS encoding ABC transporter ATP-binding protein, producing MHPQLEVEKLGFKYKGREVLKDISFAVECGGFVAIIGPNGSGKSTLLKNISTALTPRAGVVLIDQQNVDKMKPAELAKKIAVVPQETAAQFPFTVMETVLMGRMPHLRRFQGEGERDMAIARWAMQVTGTWPVKDRLITDISGGERQRVIVARALAQDPRVLLLDEPTAFLDLQHQLGLLELLQGLTRAGKLTVIAVLHDLNLAAQFSENVIMLHQAGIFVSGSPQEVLTPQNIRQVYGIEVIVAPNSLTGRFNIIPVSRSAPESKNNANCRVHIICGGGTGAHIMDKLVQYGYIVSCGVLNIGDSDWSKAKSLGLPLVEEAPFSSIKPATYQKNQALIDQADVVVLLPIPFGTGNLGNLQQARDAMQQGKTVILVGAEDISQRDYTGGQASEIYKEMARKGSDLNYPKLTALLRGQA from the coding sequence ATGCATCCACAGTTGGAAGTTGAAAAGCTGGGCTTCAAATATAAGGGACGGGAAGTTTTAAAGGATATCTCCTTTGCAGTTGAGTGCGGCGGCTTTGTCGCCATTATCGGGCCCAATGGTTCGGGAAAATCCACATTGCTGAAAAACATATCCACTGCTTTAACACCCCGTGCTGGGGTTGTGTTAATTGATCAACAAAACGTAGATAAGATGAAACCCGCCGAGTTAGCCAAAAAGATAGCGGTGGTGCCTCAGGAAACGGCCGCCCAGTTCCCATTTACCGTTATGGAAACGGTTTTAATGGGCCGCATGCCTCACCTCAGGCGGTTTCAGGGCGAGGGCGAGCGAGACATGGCCATTGCCCGGTGGGCTATGCAGGTTACTGGAACCTGGCCTGTCAAGGACCGGCTGATCACCGATATTAGCGGAGGTGAGCGCCAGCGAGTAATTGTGGCCCGGGCGCTGGCCCAGGATCCCCGGGTGCTGCTGCTGGATGAACCCACCGCCTTTTTGGATTTACAGCATCAATTGGGGTTATTAGAGTTATTGCAAGGCCTTACCCGGGCAGGCAAGCTTACGGTAATAGCTGTGCTCCACGACCTTAACCTGGCGGCCCAGTTCAGCGAAAATGTTATAATGCTGCACCAGGCCGGTATTTTTGTTTCCGGCAGCCCTCAAGAGGTACTGACTCCGCAAAATATCAGGCAGGTATATGGCATTGAAGTCATTGTAGCCCCGAACAGCTTGACCGGGCGGTTCAATATTATACCAGTTTCCAGAAGTGCCCCAGAGAGTAAAAATAACGCCAACTGCCGGGTGCATATTATTTGTGGCGGAGGGACCGGTGCCCACATTATGGATAAATTGGTTCAATATGGTTACATAGTAAGCTGTGGCGTGTTGAATATAGGCGACAGCGACTGGAGCAAGGCCAAGTCGCTGGGGCTGCCCTTGGTGGAAGAGGCGCCCTTCAGCAGTATCAAGCCTGCCACTTACCAGAAAAACCAGGCTTTAATCGACCAGGCGGACGTGGTGGTGCTGCTGCCCATTCCCTTTGGCACAGGCAACCTGGGCAACCTGCAGCAGGCCAGGGACGCTATGCAACAAGGGAAAACAGTTATTCTGGTGGGCGCGGAGGATATCAGCCAGCGGGATTATACCGGCGGCCAGGCCTCGGAAATTTATAAGGAAATGGCGCGCAAGGGGTCAGACTTAAACTATCCTAAACTAACAGCCTTATTAAGGGGTCAGGCTTAA
- a CDS encoding ABC transporter substrate-binding protein: MKFIGMSNKIILLLFVAMLLLFAAGCGGSGQDQSGDESALQNHVASQQDAFPLTIVDSLNREVVIESEPGKIISLSPAITEILFAIGVADSIVGVTDYCDYPAEALQKPKVGSFQTPNLELIVGSEPDLIFTAAGIQEDFIKQFDQLGINVVVLDARNIDQVIENIHLAGQVTGAIAKSSEVVEDIQQRVANVKERIDRTETKPTIFFEVWDDPLMTAGPGSFIDDLISIAGGSNIAGDTTEEFTEFNREMLLARNPEIYIINSHAHKPEDIKSRPGFAGLNAVREDQVYSIEDDLVTLPGPRLIEGLEQMAKIIHPEVFS, translated from the coding sequence GTGAAATTTATTGGTATGAGTAATAAGATTATATTACTTTTGTTCGTAGCCATGCTGTTATTGTTTGCCGCCGGGTGCGGAGGCAGCGGCCAGGATCAATCCGGGGATGAATCAGCTTTGCAGAATCACGTGGCATCCCAACAAGATGCTTTTCCCCTAACCATTGTGGACAGCCTGAACAGGGAAGTTGTAATTGAATCAGAGCCCGGCAAAATCATATCATTGTCCCCGGCAATTACAGAAATTTTATTTGCCATTGGCGTGGCAGATAGTATTGTCGGAGTTACGGACTACTGCGATTACCCCGCCGAAGCGCTGCAGAAACCAAAGGTGGGTAGTTTTCAAACACCAAATCTGGAACTAATTGTCGGTAGTGAGCCTGACTTAATATTTACCGCGGCAGGTATTCAGGAAGACTTTATCAAGCAGTTTGATCAACTGGGGATTAATGTAGTAGTTCTTGATGCCAGGAATATTGACCAGGTAATAGAAAATATCCATCTGGCCGGCCAAGTGACCGGAGCCATAGCCAAATCATCGGAAGTTGTTGAGGATATCCAGCAGCGAGTGGCCAATGTCAAGGAAAGGATAGACCGGACAGAAACAAAGCCGACCATCTTTTTTGAAGTTTGGGATGACCCGCTGATGACTGCCGGCCCGGGTTCGTTTATAGATGATTTGATTAGCATTGCCGGGGGTTCTAATATTGCCGGGGATACGACTGAGGAGTTTACCGAATTTAACCGGGAAATGCTGTTGGCCAGAAACCCGGAAATATACATTATCAATTCCCACGCTCACAAGCCGGAGGATATCAAAAGCCGTCCCGGTTTTGCCGGGTTAAATGCCGTGCGTGAAGATCAGGTTTATTCTATTGAAGATGACCTGGTCACTCTGCCCGGACCGCGGCTGATTGAAGGGCTAGAACAAATGGCCAAGATAATACACCCGGAAGTGTTTTCTTAA
- a CDS encoding HD domain-containing protein has translation MILYFDGDVKRINHALKVYAFAKSIGELEGISQEELNLLKVAAILHDIGIKESEKKYSSSSGKYQQLEGPSVACNILEEFNLSKSFIDRVSYLIGNHHTYSKIDAIDFQILVEADFIVNIFEDNIGRDQIKAIKRKIFKTSTGTCFLDSLYCVQRGL, from the coding sequence ATGATATTATATTTTGATGGTGACGTTAAACGAATAAACCATGCACTGAAGGTATATGCGTTTGCCAAAAGCATAGGAGAGCTTGAGGGTATTTCACAGGAAGAACTAAATTTACTCAAAGTAGCTGCTATTTTACATGATATTGGAATTAAAGAAAGTGAAAAAAAATACTCATCATCTTCTGGGAAATACCAGCAGTTAGAAGGACCATCTGTAGCATGTAATATTTTAGAGGAATTCAATTTAAGTAAATCTTTTATTGACAGAGTCAGTTATTTGATAGGTAACCATCACACATACAGCAAAATAGACGCTATAGATTTTCAAATTCTTGTTGAAGCAGATTTTATTGTCAATATTTTTGAAGATAATATTGGAAGGGATCAAATCAAAGCTATAAAAAGAAAGATCTTTAAGACCAGTACCGGAACGTGTTTCCTGGATAGCTTATATTGTGTACAGCGTGGTTTATAG
- a CDS encoding glutamate synthase-related protein: protein MYPYLLSEFIVERREDRCIHCRVCERQCANGVHLYDAELERFFSVDKDCVGCQRCVNLCPTEALYVRPRLFDYRPNSSWTRDKIQNLKKQAATGGVVLTGSGNDKPYRIYWDHLVLNASQVTNPSIDPLREPMELQTFLGRKPDTLKIEFSAGKAKLASQLYPNVPVQIPLVFSAMSLGAISYPAFKSLAMAAKEAGVLFNTGEGGLPVEMRDEYADHAIVQCASGRFGVDADYLNSARIIEIKIGQGAKPGIGGHLPGEKVSDYIAQTRMIPRGTDALSPAPQHDIYSIEDLSMLIYALKEATNYTKPVSVKIAAVHNVAAIASGIVRAGADIVAIDGIRGGTGAAPLATRDNVGIPMELALAAVDKRLRDEGIRNKCSVMAAGGIRSSSDAIKAIALGADGVYIGTAALVAMGCTLCHKCYTGKCNWGICTQDPYLTKRLNPELTSRRLVNLLKSWSHEIQEMLGGLGVNAIESLRANREHLRGVGLEEWELNVLGVKGAGE, encoded by the coding sequence ATGTATCCTTACTTATTATCGGAGTTTATCGTTGAACGGCGGGAAGACAGGTGTATCCACTGCCGGGTATGCGAGCGGCAGTGTGCCAACGGGGTACACCTATACGATGCGGAATTGGAAAGATTTTTTTCCGTAGATAAGGACTGTGTGGGCTGCCAACGCTGTGTAAACCTTTGTCCTACCGAGGCCCTGTATGTACGGCCACGGCTCTTTGATTACCGACCCAACAGCAGCTGGACTAGAGATAAAATACAAAACCTGAAAAAGCAGGCTGCCACGGGCGGGGTGGTTCTAACGGGCAGCGGTAATGACAAACCGTACCGGATTTATTGGGATCACCTGGTGCTTAATGCTTCCCAGGTAACCAATCCTTCCATTGACCCGCTCAGGGAGCCTATGGAACTGCAAACCTTTTTAGGGCGCAAGCCGGATACTTTAAAAATTGAATTTAGTGCAGGAAAAGCAAAATTAGCCTCCCAGCTTTATCCCAACGTACCGGTACAAATACCGCTGGTGTTTTCTGCCATGTCCCTGGGGGCGATCAGTTACCCGGCCTTTAAATCACTGGCTATGGCGGCCAAAGAAGCCGGTGTGTTATTCAATACCGGTGAGGGCGGTTTGCCTGTGGAAATGCGAGATGAGTACGCCGACCACGCCATTGTGCAGTGTGCCAGCGGCCGGTTCGGGGTGGATGCTGATTATCTGAACAGTGCCCGGATTATTGAAATCAAAATTGGCCAGGGGGCCAAGCCGGGTATCGGGGGACACCTGCCGGGGGAAAAGGTGTCGGATTACATTGCCCAAACCAGAATGATCCCCCGGGGTACGGATGCCCTGTCTCCGGCACCACAGCATGACATATATTCCATCGAAGATTTATCCATGTTGATATACGCGCTGAAAGAGGCCACCAATTACACCAAACCGGTTTCGGTAAAAATTGCCGCAGTGCACAATGTGGCCGCCATAGCCTCGGGTATTGTCCGGGCCGGTGCTGATATCGTGGCCATTGACGGTATCAGGGGTGGCACCGGTGCTGCTCCCCTGGCCACACGTGATAATGTAGGTATACCGATGGAACTGGCCCTGGCCGCAGTGGATAAAAGGCTGCGAGATGAGGGCATCCGCAACAAATGCTCTGTAATGGCCGCCGGTGGTATCCGTTCCTCTTCCGACGCCATCAAAGCCATTGCCCTGGGGGCCGATGGTGTGTATATCGGCACCGCAGCTCTGGTGGCCATGGGCTGTACCCTTTGCCATAAGTGTTATACCGGCAAGTGCAACTGGGGGATTTGTACTCAGGATCCCTATTTGACCAAGCGATTAAATCCCGAGCTAACCAGTCGGAGACTGGTCAACCTGTTAAAGAGCTGGAGCCACGAAATTCAGGAGATGTTGGGCGGTCTGGGTGTCAATGCCATAGAAAGTCTGCGGGCCAACCGGGAACACTTGCGCGGCGTGGGGCTTGAAGAATGGGAGCTTAACGTGCTGGGGGTAAAGGGAGCAGGGGAGTAA
- a CDS encoding DUF5320 domain-containing protein, producing the protein MMPQFDRTGPQGSGKMSGRGAGKCQNVNNAGQASGQGKGMRNDACGPGSRQGQSRGRGAGRSMNKGRGGGNSGWGGNR; encoded by the coding sequence ATGATGCCGCAATTTGACAGAACCGGTCCCCAGGGCAGCGGTAAAATGAGCGGCCGGGGTGCAGGTAAGTGCCAGAATGTGAACAATGCAGGCCAAGCAAGCGGACAGGGGAAAGGAATGCGCAATGATGCTTGCGGACCGGGGTCAAGACAGGGACAAAGCCGAGGCCGGGGTGCAGGTAGATCCATGAATAAGGGACGCGGTGGCGGAAACAGCGGATGGGGTGGTAACCGTTAA
- the asnB gene encoding asparagine synthase (glutamine-hydrolyzing), whose protein sequence is MCGITGWIDWNDDLTRQRPTLEAMNENQFHRGPDAGGTWISTHVALGHRRLAVVDPTGGGQPMLRRRGDYIYVMVYNGELYNTPELRRELVTRGYTFSGHSDTEVLLLSYIEWGEDCLQRLNGIYALAIWSERDQSLFMARDRLGVKPLFYARRGSALFFGSELKSLLAHPAIQPELDADGLTEVLIMGPGRTPGHGVFRNVAELKPGYYLVYNRSGLRIQRYWQLESRPHEDDLNTTAAKVRKLFHDAVTRQLVADVPVCTLLSGGLDSSAITAVAAEAWRQAGAKPLQTWSVDFFDNERYFVPDLFQPNTDAHWVQRVSESLGTDHHTVIIDTPELVDALAAAVRARDLPGMADVDASLYLFSRAIKQSATVALSGECADEIFGGYPWFHRPQAAAEGTFPWLRGLAERMHMLAPEVIDLLRPVEYVNRRYQETLAEVPRLPGEKTGEARLRELMYLTINWFKATLLDRKDRMSMAVGLEVRVPFCDHRLVEYAWNIPGSMKNYGGKEKGILRRALTDLLPEEVLSRRKSPYPKSHHPAYLKTVRKIVTEILADSSSPLLPLINRNNVRRMIQSNAMYFNKPFYGQLMTDAQYLAYLIQVDTWLREYNVIIR, encoded by the coding sequence ATGTGCGGAATTACAGGCTGGATAGACTGGAATGATGATCTAACCAGGCAGCGCCCCACACTGGAAGCTATGAATGAAAATCAATTCCACCGCGGACCCGATGCAGGCGGCACATGGATTTCAACACATGTTGCCCTGGGCCATCGCCGGCTGGCTGTGGTTGACCCAACGGGCGGCGGGCAGCCCATGCTTCGCCGGCGAGGAGATTATATATATGTAATGGTATATAATGGTGAGCTGTACAATACCCCGGAACTGAGGAGGGAATTGGTGACCCGTGGGTACACTTTCAGCGGGCACTCGGACACCGAAGTGCTGCTGTTATCATATATTGAGTGGGGCGAGGATTGCTTGCAACGGCTAAACGGCATCTACGCCCTGGCCATTTGGAGCGAGCGAGATCAGAGCTTGTTTATGGCACGGGATCGGCTGGGCGTAAAACCACTATTTTATGCCCGGCGGGGGAGTGCACTGTTTTTTGGCTCTGAGTTAAAATCATTGTTAGCCCACCCGGCAATACAGCCCGAACTGGATGCCGACGGTCTGACGGAAGTGTTAATCATGGGTCCGGGTCGCACGCCCGGACACGGTGTATTCCGTAACGTGGCTGAGCTAAAACCCGGGTACTATCTAGTGTACAACCGCAGCGGCCTGCGCATACAACGCTACTGGCAACTGGAAAGTAGACCTCACGAAGACGACCTGAACACAACCGCCGCTAAAGTGCGAAAACTTTTCCACGATGCCGTGACACGCCAGCTAGTGGCAGATGTGCCCGTTTGCACTTTATTATCGGGAGGTTTGGACTCCAGCGCCATTACTGCGGTAGCCGCAGAGGCCTGGCGACAAGCCGGTGCTAAACCGTTGCAAACATGGTCTGTTGATTTTTTTGACAATGAACGCTATTTTGTGCCCGATCTGTTCCAACCCAATACTGATGCCCATTGGGTGCAGAGAGTCTCGGAAAGCTTGGGGACCGATCACCATACGGTTATCATTGACACTCCTGAACTGGTAGATGCACTGGCAGCCGCCGTGCGGGCCCGGGATTTGCCTGGCATGGCCGACGTAGATGCCTCGCTGTACCTTTTCTCCCGGGCGATTAAACAATCGGCTACCGTCGCCCTGTCGGGAGAGTGCGCTGACGAAATATTTGGCGGCTATCCCTGGTTTCACAGGCCCCAGGCCGCGGCTGAAGGCACATTTCCCTGGCTGCGGGGGCTTGCTGAGCGTATGCATATGTTGGCCCCCGAAGTAATCGATTTGCTTCGACCCGTAGAGTACGTTAACCGGCGATACCAGGAAACGCTTGCGGAAGTGCCCCGTCTACCGGGAGAGAAGACCGGGGAGGCACGGCTGCGGGAACTGATGTACCTAACCATAAACTGGTTTAAGGCCACCCTGTTGGATCGCAAGGACCGCATGAGCATGGCCGTGGGTCTTGAAGTACGTGTACCTTTCTGTGACCACCGCCTGGTGGAATACGCCTGGAACATACCCGGTTCCATGAAAAACTACGGGGGGAAGGAAAAAGGCATACTGCGCCGAGCGCTTACCGACTTATTGCCTGAGGAAGTACTTAGCCGGCGTAAAAGTCCTTACCCCAAGTCTCATCACCCGGCTTACCTGAAGACAGTGCGAAAAATAGTTACAGAGATTCTAGCAGATTCTTCATCACCACTGTTGCCCCTGATTAACCGAAATAACGTGCGCCGCATGATCCAATCAAACGCAATGTATTTTAACAAGCCATTTTATGGCCAGCTAATGACCGATGCCCAGTATCTAGCTTATTTAATCCAGGTGGACACCTGGCTGAGGGAATACAACGTAATAATTCGCTGA
- a CDS encoding 4Fe-4S dicluster domain-containing protein, with protein MGRIKAKPEVCMGCHLCEVWCAVAHSKSKHIIKAFLYEEDKPLPRLVVEEKLPLTFALQCRHCAEPDCVTACISGALSKDPETGRVVHDPNQCVGCYSCVLTCPYGSIFINPRKREIIKCDLCAGLDTFYCVSHCPNEALVYEDC; from the coding sequence ATGGGGAGAATTAAGGCCAAACCCGAGGTTTGTATGGGTTGTCACCTGTGTGAAGTATGGTGTGCGGTGGCCCATTCCAAATCCAAACACATTATTAAGGCATTTCTATATGAAGAGGATAAACCACTGCCCAGGTTGGTGGTGGAGGAAAAGCTGCCCCTTACCTTTGCGCTGCAGTGCAGGCACTGCGCCGAGCCGGACTGTGTCACCGCTTGCATAAGCGGGGCCTTATCTAAAGACCCGGAGACCGGACGGGTGGTGCACGATCCAAACCAGTGCGTGGGTTGCTACAGCTGTGTGCTGACCTGCCCCTACGGCAGCATATTTATAAATCCCCGGAAAAGGGAAATCATCAAATGCGACCTTTGCGCCGGTTTGGATACATTTTATTGCGTAAGTCACTGTCCCAATGAAGCACTGGTATATGAGGACTGCTAA
- a CDS encoding class II glutamine amidotransferase has translation MLVQQYYQSERFVPDKEMDACGLFGVMHTGGVRFGGQMAIDAIKNMKVRGSGLGGGFAIYGLYPKYKDYYALHIIYQDKNMAAKKTVEAFLKKNFYVVFDEEIPTNPDIRLFAPPLAWRYFVSPQKSSAEENVPDDEYVISKVMHLNSHIDDAYVFSSGKDVGVFKGVGFPEEIADYFMLDELYEGYIWTVHSRFPTNTPGWWGGAHPLSILDWTVVHNGEISSYGANRRFLEMHNYYCTLHTDTEVLAYAVDLLMRRQGLPIEVVAKIFAPPMWEVIRHMDDSDKELYTALRMTYAPLLMNGPFTVIVAHHKEMIGLTDRIRLRPITAGAKGDLVFLSSEEAAIRAVCPDLELAWTPPGGEPVVVRLHTRDHLQSLNKSI, from the coding sequence ATGCTGGTACAACAATATTACCAAAGCGAGAGGTTTGTGCCGGACAAAGAGATGGATGCCTGCGGGCTGTTCGGGGTTATGCATACAGGTGGTGTCAGATTCGGCGGTCAAATGGCCATTGACGCTATAAAAAATATGAAGGTGAGGGGCAGCGGCTTGGGTGGCGGGTTTGCTATTTACGGGCTGTACCCCAAATACAAGGATTATTATGCACTGCACATTATCTACCAGGACAAAAATATGGCGGCCAAAAAAACGGTGGAAGCTTTCTTGAAAAAGAATTTTTATGTGGTATTTGATGAAGAAATACCCACCAACCCGGATATCCGCCTGTTCGCTCCTCCTCTGGCGTGGCGGTATTTTGTGTCTCCGCAGAAAAGCAGCGCAGAGGAGAATGTACCTGATGATGAGTATGTAATCAGTAAGGTGATGCACCTGAACAGCCACATAGATGATGCCTATGTATTTTCATCAGGTAAAGATGTTGGTGTTTTCAAGGGCGTCGGGTTTCCCGAGGAAATCGCGGATTACTTTATGCTGGATGAGTTATATGAAGGATATATATGGACGGTACACAGCAGGTTTCCCACCAATACACCTGGCTGGTGGGGCGGGGCACACCCGCTGAGCATATTGGACTGGACAGTGGTACATAACGGAGAGATTTCATCCTACGGTGCCAACCGCCGGTTCCTGGAAATGCATAATTATTATTGTACTCTACACACGGATACCGAAGTGCTGGCCTACGCGGTGGATTTATTGATGCGACGCCAGGGGCTGCCCATTGAAGTGGTGGCGAAAATTTTTGCCCCACCTATGTGGGAAGTTATTCGCCATATGGATGATAGCGATAAAGAACTGTATACCGCACTGCGTATGACTTATGCGCCCCTGTTAATGAACGGTCCCTTCACGGTTATTGTCGCCCATCACAAAGAAATGATCGGCCTTACCGACCGTATCAGGCTGCGGCCCATTACGGCGGGGGCCAAGGGCGATCTGGTGTTTTTATCCTCTGAAGAGGCGGCCATCCGAGCGGTATGCCCGGACCTGGAACTAGCCTGGACACCTCCCGGCGGTGAACCGGTGGTGGTCAGACTGCACACCCGGGATCACTTGCAGAGTTTAAATAAATCCATTTGA